A genomic stretch from Deinococcus cellulosilyticus NBRC 106333 = KACC 11606 includes:
- a CDS encoding glutaredoxin family protein: MDTPVTVYTTPHCPSCHAVKTYLTQKGIAFTEKDVTQSEAALQEMKGISGVRIAPVTQIGDEAFYGDFPVQRPHIDQALKKLGLL; this comes from the coding sequence ATGGACACCCCGGTCACCGTGTACACCACCCCCCACTGTCCCTCATGCCACGCTGTGAAAACCTACCTGACGCAAAAAGGCATTGCATTCACCGAGAAAGACGTCACCCAGAGTGAAGCAGCCCTGCAAGAAATGAAGGGAATCAGCGGGGTCAGGATTGCCCCGGTCACCCAGATCGGGGATGAGGCCTTCTACGGGGACTTCCCCGTGCAGCGTCCCCACATCGACCAGGCCCTCAAAAAACTCGGGCTGCTTTGA
- a CDS encoding CopZ family metallochaperone produces the protein MTVELNISGMSCGHCEKAVKSALKSVAGVENAEVNLQQGTATVEGNADVQALIQAVTEEGYGATVRN, from the coding sequence ATGACTGTCGAACTGAACATCAGCGGAATGAGCTGTGGACACTGCGAAAAAGCCGTCAAGAGTGCGCTCAAAAGCGTTGCTGGCGTGGAGAATGCCGAAGTGAACCTCCAGCAGGGCACCGCCACTGTGGAAGGGAATGCCGATGTGCAAGCCCTGATCCAGGCGGTCACTGAAGAGGGTTACGGGGCAACGGTCCGGAACTGA
- a CDS encoding DUF488 domain-containing protein: MLYTIGYEGTNIDNFLTTLRNSGVTVLVDVRAVPLSRKKGFSKSRLKEAVEAAGITYIHLRELGAPREVRNNLKATGDWQDYVHHYEAHLTTQHEALTRLAHQVQNTEVCLMCFEADPLTCHRSLISKELEKRKVVPKTSHLQVSAAFPVKASDAPTPQLPVAFA; this comes from the coding sequence ATGCTGTACACCATCGGTTACGAAGGGACCAACATCGACAATTTTCTAACCACCCTGAGAAACAGCGGAGTGACAGTTCTTGTTGATGTGAGGGCCGTGCCACTCAGCCGCAAAAAAGGCTTCTCAAAATCCCGCCTCAAGGAAGCCGTCGAAGCTGCAGGAATCACCTACATTCACCTCCGGGAGTTGGGTGCACCCAGGGAAGTCCGCAACAACCTCAAGGCCACAGGTGACTGGCAGGACTATGTCCACCATTACGAGGCTCACCTGACCACCCAACATGAGGCCCTCACCCGCCTGGCCCATCAGGTGCAAAACACTGAAGTTTGCCTCATGTGCTTTGAGGCAGACCCCCTGACGTGTCACCGTTCCTTGATCTCCAAAGAATTGGAGAAGCGTAAGGTCGTGCCTAAAACAAGCCACCTTCAGGTAAGCGCAGCTTTTCCCGTGAAAGCTTCGGATGCACCAACCCCACAATTGCCAGTTGCCTTTGCTTGA
- a CDS encoding metal-sensitive transcriptional regulator translates to MKKTDSKTEDVGCHPTHTDTHLCMPEDARKRANRRLAIARGHVESIQRMLEDPNVYCMDVLRQIKAVQGALSGVAGVVLKGHLEAHVATASERGDATELVDELLEAMKLTQ, encoded by the coding sequence ATGAAAAAAACCGACAGCAAAACCGAAGATGTGGGCTGCCATCCCACCCACACCGACACCCACCTGTGCATGCCTGAAGACGCCAGAAAACGGGCCAACCGCAGGCTTGCCATCGCCCGGGGCCATGTGGAGAGCATCCAGCGGATGCTGGAAGACCCCAACGTGTACTGCATGGATGTCCTCAGGCAGATCAAGGCAGTGCAGGGGGCACTCAGTGGGGTGGCCGGAGTGGTCCTCAAGGGTCACCTGGAAGCGCACGTCGCCACGGCCAGTGAGCGGGGAGACGCCACCGAACTCGTCGATGAACTGCTTGAAGCCATGAAACTCACCCAGTAA
- a CDS encoding heavy-metal-associated domain-containing protein has protein sequence MNIQVTGMHCGSCVRTLEHVLGKLDGVKTAKIDFQTEVATIEGQVEADLVLETIREEGYGATLIS, from the coding sequence ATGAACATTCAAGTCACCGGCATGCACTGCGGCAGTTGTGTCCGCACCCTCGAACACGTCCTCGGCAAACTCGACGGGGTGAAGACGGCAAAAATTGACTTCCAGACCGAAGTCGCCACCATTGAAGGCCAGGTCGAGGCGGACTTGGTGCTGGAAACCATCCGCGAAGAAGGCTACGGGGCCACCCTGATCTCCTGA
- a CDS encoding MFS transporter, whose product MALPAIQQELSIQQHNLSWIFNSYVIVFGGLLLLGGRLADLFGPRRIFLLGFLILTLASLLAGVASSEGILNTARALQGAGAALIAPAAMTLLMQLFGARPQELGKAMGFWGASAAAGGSAGVFLGGVFTQYLSWEWVFLVNVPVGLLVLLFSRSILPAGQRSRGSVDVPGALTVTLGLSSLVYGIVQAERGLTGLTLGALVLGVVLLLIFILLQASRRDPLMPLTLFSRPNLAIGNTINVLLAGSWIPLWFFLNLYLQQVLGLSALNSGLALLPMTLAIMALMVGVTGNLIGRFGVKMNLTVGLVLLAGALLLLARAPVDGNFLIDVLPATLIAALGMSLAYIPATILSVSGAKPEEGGLASGVVNTTYQVGSAVGLALIGLIAQANTTTGPEGLLSGFQAAFISAAVLAGVGALVTLMVGGQKRLAQART is encoded by the coding sequence GTGGCCCTCCCTGCCATCCAGCAGGAACTCTCCATTCAGCAACACAACCTCTCCTGGATCTTCAACAGTTACGTGATTGTCTTCGGGGGCCTGCTCCTCCTGGGGGGCCGACTCGCGGACCTGTTCGGTCCCCGAAGGATCTTCCTGCTGGGCTTCCTCATCCTCACCCTGGCGTCACTGCTGGCCGGCGTGGCCTCCAGTGAAGGCATCCTCAACACCGCCCGGGCCCTGCAAGGTGCAGGGGCGGCGTTGATTGCCCCTGCGGCCATGACCCTCTTGATGCAACTCTTCGGTGCCCGTCCGCAGGAACTCGGCAAAGCCATGGGTTTCTGGGGGGCGTCCGCTGCTGCTGGAGGGAGCGCCGGGGTGTTCCTTGGAGGGGTGTTCACCCAGTACCTCAGCTGGGAATGGGTGTTCCTGGTGAACGTGCCCGTTGGCCTTCTGGTGCTCTTGTTCAGCCGCTCGATTCTCCCTGCAGGCCAGCGTTCCAGGGGATCGGTGGATGTGCCCGGAGCCCTCACTGTGACGCTGGGTCTGTCCAGCCTGGTGTACGGCATCGTGCAGGCCGAGCGTGGCCTCACGGGCCTGACCCTCGGTGCACTCGTTCTCGGGGTGGTGCTGCTGCTGATTTTCATCCTGCTGCAAGCGTCCCGTCGTGACCCCCTGATGCCCCTGACCCTGTTCTCCCGCCCGAACCTCGCCATCGGCAACACCATCAATGTGCTGCTTGCTGGAAGCTGGATTCCCCTGTGGTTCTTCCTGAACCTCTACCTGCAGCAGGTGCTGGGCCTCAGTGCCCTCAACAGTGGCCTGGCCCTCTTGCCGATGACCCTGGCGATCATGGCCCTGATGGTCGGGGTGACCGGGAACCTGATCGGTCGCTTCGGGGTGAAAATGAACCTCACCGTGGGCCTCGTTCTGCTGGCTGGAGCACTGCTCTTGCTCGCTCGTGCTCCTGTGGACGGCAACTTCCTCATTGATGTGCTTCCCGCCACATTGATTGCTGCCCTCGGAATGTCCCTGGCGTACATTCCCGCCACCATCCTCAGCGTGTCTGGAGCGAAACCCGAAGAGGGGGGACTGGCGAGCGGTGTGGTGAACACCACCTACCAGGTGGGGAGTGCGGTGGGTCTCGCGCTGATCGGACTGATTGCCCAGGCGAACACCACAACTGGACCAGAGGGTCTGCTCTCCGGATTCCAGGCGGCATTCATCTCTGCAGCAGTGCTTGCCGGAGTGGGTGCGTTAGTGACCCTGATGGTGGGCGGACAGAAACGTCTTGCTCAGGCGCGAACCTGA
- a CDS encoding saccharopine dehydrogenase NADP-binding domain-containing protein, which translates to MHEPQVMVVGGYGQVGQAAALHLLTHTDCHIIVAGRNLQQAQRFCEKHGPRMTARFLDAQKPETHSPALKGVDLVVVCAEQSDTHFLQGCIQQGIHCLDVTATPAYIREAEKLHPQAREAGTTVLLSVGLAPGLSNLLARHATSHLDSVEKVDLTVMLGLGEHHGKMAVQWTVENLMRPFEVQVAGQVGTVPPFSQGRTARFPHPYGHRRAYRFNFSDQHVLTRTLPAPEVHTRLCFDSRGVTNLLAFLSRVGVFPLLERLGARSMLEEVFGRFHVGSEVFGLSVEARGTLQGQKTVWQEGLLGRGEGQITGQMAGWSAAQILRQGLPGGVFHSEQVLSAEGALQFAATCGVQLHLGG; encoded by the coding sequence ATGCATGAACCCCAGGTGATGGTGGTTGGAGGGTACGGGCAGGTCGGGCAGGCAGCTGCCCTGCACCTGCTGACCCACACGGACTGCCACATCATTGTGGCCGGACGGAACCTGCAGCAAGCCCAGCGTTTCTGCGAAAAGCACGGTCCACGGATGACAGCCAGATTCCTGGACGCCCAGAAACCCGAAACCCACAGTCCAGCCCTGAAAGGGGTGGACCTGGTGGTGGTGTGCGCCGAGCAGTCCGACACCCACTTCCTGCAAGGGTGCATCCAACAGGGCATCCACTGCCTGGATGTCACCGCCACCCCGGCTTACATCAGGGAGGCTGAAAAACTGCACCCACAAGCCCGGGAGGCAGGCACCACCGTCTTGCTGAGCGTGGGACTGGCCCCCGGACTCAGCAACCTGCTGGCCCGTCACGCCACCAGTCACCTGGACAGTGTTGAAAAGGTGGACCTCACGGTGATGCTGGGGCTCGGTGAGCACCACGGCAAAATGGCCGTGCAGTGGACGGTGGAGAACCTGATGCGGCCCTTTGAGGTGCAGGTGGCAGGCCAGGTCGGCACGGTGCCTCCCTTCTCCCAGGGCAGGACCGCACGGTTTCCCCACCCTTACGGCCACAGGCGGGCGTACCGGTTCAATTTCTCAGACCAGCATGTGCTCACCCGGACCCTGCCTGCCCCGGAGGTGCACACCCGCTTGTGCTTTGATTCCAGAGGGGTGACAAACCTGCTGGCCTTCCTTTCCAGGGTGGGGGTGTTCCCCCTGCTGGAACGGCTGGGGGCACGCAGCATGCTGGAGGAGGTGTTCGGGCGTTTCCATGTGGGGAGTGAGGTGTTCGGCCTCTCGGTGGAAGCCCGCGGCACCCTGCAAGGCCAGAAGACCGTGTGGCAGGAGGGCCTGCTGGGACGGGGGGAAGGCCAGATCACCGGGCAGATGGCCGGCTGGAGTGCAGCACAAATCCTGCGTCAGGGGTTGCCTGGAGGGGTGTTCCACAGCGAGCAGGTGCTGTCTGCAGAGGGGGCGTTGCAGTTTGCCGCCACCTGCGGGGTCCAGTTGCACCTCGGGGGGTGA
- a CDS encoding nucleotidyl transferase AbiEii/AbiGii toxin family protein — MTSFPHLLIPQPARIRIYPLETVVAEKFAALLELGRATTRMKDLYDLHTILSRETFELSLLQQVTLRAFMNRNTPRKAQEEVFSPEFWDDPALQGRWRLFLRRTGLDAPQNLRTLMETLAGFLQPTLGPSAAKTWVPERGNWQNPSP, encoded by the coding sequence GTGACCAGCTTTCCACACCTCTTGATCCCGCAGCCTGCCCGGATCCGCATTTACCCCTTGGAGACCGTGGTGGCCGAGAAGTTCGCTGCCCTGCTGGAACTCGGGCGGGCCACCACCCGCATGAAAGACCTCTATGACCTGCACACCATCCTCAGCCGTGAAACTTTCGAGCTGTCCTTGCTCCAGCAGGTCACCCTCCGGGCCTTTATGAACCGGAACACCCCCAGGAAAGCCCAGGAAGAGGTGTTCAGTCCTGAATTCTGGGATGACCCTGCTTTGCAGGGCCGCTGGCGATTGTTCTTGCGCCGCACAGGGCTCGACGCCCCACAGAACCTCAGAACCCTGATGGAGACCCTTGCTGGATTCCTGCAACCCACCCTTGGCCCTTCAGCAGCAAAAACCTGGGTTCCCGAAAGAGGCAACTGGCAAAATCCATCCCCATGA